One genomic segment of Accipiter gentilis unplaced genomic scaffold, bAccGen1.1, whole genome shotgun sequence includes these proteins:
- the LOC126037525 gene encoding trichohyalin-like, with protein MEHRLTAGVRNVDALLSVVGKGGKLGNRRQPLAEGGPGLLDLPLGVKIPVHAGSKPVFCRTKLGEKLHQPSGYFNLGDPYCRLLSTDYNSLHDPHLRAYHKRKDNLQRLKREGYITSDGRVVCTLKEFNEYRQYLTTLKLEAEKTFMREEKKLQQDLAQSEDASKLPGGTDVSHPQEWLPQEQRQSLPGGERKRRQRHLTVTKKPMERLEALEKEQRLLQQAKCQQQQQLGKRRQPGMQSSSDKSALKGRPSAACAGEEVPNSIQPTVLRATLAEDQELKEVAETVVQEVLERVKALDQSVRVLRKAPHEVRGRLFASARRPKPLDTSADRRDKIRLVAQEIVANVLESFGEHLVPSTSEAAEPGPAGRQKLSELVAGRTSRAGKSGEERWREAELASSDRASSQSSIDKRTKEAVESVSSTLSSFVASQFEQDFRLSCEIAKESIQNAISRVQQLDAELIGYAKTIVLEILETVRKKLEEERKSKQKSEKLQPREVLPPLSLPAIVTPSEEAGQLKEESSRDFANCRGACGPSK; from the exons ATGGAGCACCGTCTCACTGCTGGCGTCCGAAACGTGGACGCACTGCTGAGcgtagtggggaaggggggaaag CTCGGGAACAGGAGACAGCCACTGGCAGAAGGAggtcctgggctgctggaccTCCCCCTTGGGGTCAAGATCCCTGTGCACGCGGGCTCcaagcctgtcttctgcaggacaaagctgggggaaaag CTTCACCAGCCCTCTGGCTATTTCAATCTGGGAGATCCATACTGCCGCCTGCTGAGCACCGACTACAACAGCCTGCATGACCCGCATCTGCGGGCCTACCATAAACGCAAGGACAACCTGCAGAGGCTGAAGAGAGAGGGTTACATCACCAGTGACGGCAGA GTGGTTTGCACTCTGAAGGAGTTCAATGAGTACAGGCAATATCTGACCACGctcaagctggaggcagagaaaacattcatgCGAGAGGAG aaaaagcttcagcaagaCCTGGCCCAATCAGAGGATGCCTCCAAACTGCCGGGAGGGACTGACGTTTCTCACCCGCAAGAGTGGCTGCCGCAGGAGCAAAGACAGAGtttgccaggtggagagaggaagaggaggcagag gcatctgactgtgaccaagaagccgatggaaagactggaggctcttgaaaaagagcaacgcctcctccagcaggccaagtgccagcagcagcagcagctgggaaagaggaggcagccaggcatgCAGAGCAGCTCCGACAAGTCCGCTCTCAAAGGAAGGCCG TCTGCAGCGTGTGCCGGAGAAGAAGTGCCTAACAGCATACAGCCTACGGTGCTGCGGGCTACGCTGGCAGAAGACCAGGAGCTTAAAGAGGTGGCTGAGACCGTggtccaggaggtgctggagcgggtgAAGGCGCTGGATCAGTCCGTCCGCGTCTTAAGGAAGGCTCCCCATGAGGTCCGTGGAAGGCTgtttgccagtgccagaaggCCAAAGCCTTTGGACACTTCTGCGGATCGCCGGGACAAGATCAGACTGGTGGCTCAAGAGATTGTGGCGAACGTGTTGGAGAGCTTTGGGGAGCACTTGGTGCCCAGCACGTCTGAGGCAGCCGAGcctgggccagcaggcaggcagaagctgtcagAGCTTGTTGCGGGAAGAACCAGCCGAGCAGGCAaatctggagaagagagatggagggaggcggAACTAGCATCTTCCGACAGAGCATCTTCACAGTCTTCTATCGACAAAAGGACGAAAGAGGCTGTTGAAAGTGttagctccaccttgtcatccttTGTAGCTTCTCAGTTTGAACAGGACTTCCGCT TGAGTTGTGAGATTGCCAAGGAGAGCATCCAAAACGCCATCTCCAGAgttcagcagctggatgctgaattGATCGGGTATGCCAAAACCATTGTCCTTGAAATTCTGGAAACGGTGAGgaagaagttagaggaagaaaggaagtccaAGCAAAAATCGGAGAAGCTTCAACCAAGGGAAGTCTTGCCACCTCTCAGCCTCCCTGCAATAGTCACGCCTTCGGAGGAAGCGGGACAACTCAAAGAGGAGAGCTCAC gagactttgccaactgcagggGAGcctgtggaccctcaaaatga